A region from the Desulfoglaeba alkanexedens ALDC genome encodes:
- a CDS encoding FeoA family protein, with protein sequence MPTVMLRHMLSGQRGVVSKVIANGELGRRIRDMGLVPGTPIMIQGRAPLKDPVAVRVRNFTLTLRNNEADFIHVEVEDH encoded by the coding sequence ATGCCCACCGTAATGCTGCGACACATGCTTTCGGGTCAGCGCGGCGTTGTTTCCAAGGTCATCGCCAACGGTGAACTGGGGCGGCGTATCCGCGACATGGGCCTGGTTCCCGGAACACCGATCATGATCCAAGGACGAGCCCCATTGAAGGATCCCGTGGCGGTTCGCGTCCGGAATTTCACGCTGACGCTTCGAAACAACGAGGCGGATTTCATTCACGTGGAGGTTGAAGATCACTGA
- a CDS encoding FeoA family protein, whose product MWRCWSGKVIPRFEGNEKEAPGLLPLSHVEPGRRVKVKRIEGGRNLCARMAALGIYPGSELELLCAACDAPCMVRVHGGTLSLGAGVSRKILVSIDLAV is encoded by the coding sequence ATGTGGCGATGTTGGAGCGGCAAGGTTATTCCACGGTTTGAAGGAAACGAAAAGGAAGCACCCGGTTTGCTGCCCCTTTCACACGTGGAACCGGGCAGGCGGGTCAAGGTCAAACGCATCGAAGGCGGAAGAAATCTTTGCGCTCGGATGGCGGCTCTGGGGATTTATCCGGGATCGGAACTGGAACTGTTGTGCGCAGCCTGCGACGCCCCGTGTATGGTGCGGGTCCATGGCGGCACGTTGAGCCTCGGCGCGGGGGTTTCTCGGAAGATCCTGGTTTCTATAGATCTCGCAGTCTAG
- a CDS encoding DUF484 family protein has translation MTDETGKFSRTTMDGSVYSVSPSRLLELHHENLRLKQRLEEVRRTAAANEKIWRQFLEIERILFRTREFSGLARHLLQEIKERFGIDWTVLFLSHPDLGERFFPDLAEGGEEVSKGTWIASMAPQEAMKRFNGSPRPVFLPPAEIDVLTGVLARRGQDPARSGLLLPLTVHDLFFGCLFLGSSDPDHYRPKDGTELLEQLGIKIALCMDNCLAYERVKDLSDRDRVTGLLNFFQIHTVLERELRRARRMGKPLSVLAVNLDFVDEGSGHVDLVGPVLRHVSGLLMETLPEGDGFIGRTGSAEFVVILPYAALEEARRVAEKLSELIRKSPFRHDNAVILIRVRIGAASLRDHMSCAQDVLDAAQTDLCGLKAGQI, from the coding sequence ATGACCGACGAAACGGGTAAGTTCTCCCGCACGACCATGGACGGCAGCGTGTATTCGGTGTCACCGTCGCGCCTTCTCGAACTTCACCACGAAAACCTGCGGCTGAAACAACGCCTGGAGGAAGTCCGTCGCACGGCGGCGGCCAACGAAAAGATTTGGCGGCAGTTTCTCGAAATCGAGCGCATCCTGTTCAGAACCCGTGAGTTCAGCGGTCTGGCGCGTCACCTGCTTCAGGAAATCAAAGAGCGGTTCGGAATCGACTGGACCGTTCTCTTCCTGTCCCACCCGGACCTGGGGGAGCGGTTTTTTCCGGACCTGGCCGAGGGCGGTGAAGAAGTGTCGAAGGGCACATGGATCGCTTCCATGGCTCCTCAAGAAGCGATGAAGCGCTTCAACGGCTCGCCCAGGCCCGTGTTTCTGCCGCCGGCGGAGATCGACGTGCTCACCGGCGTACTCGCCCGCCGCGGGCAGGATCCCGCGCGCTCGGGGCTGCTGCTGCCTCTGACCGTGCACGACCTGTTTTTCGGCTGCCTGTTTCTCGGGAGTTCGGATCCCGACCATTACCGGCCCAAGGACGGCACCGAACTCCTGGAACAGTTGGGAATCAAGATCGCCCTCTGCATGGACAACTGCCTCGCCTATGAACGCGTGAAGGATCTTTCGGATCGCGACCGCGTGACGGGGCTGCTCAACTTTTTCCAGATTCACACCGTGCTGGAACGGGAATTGCGCCGGGCGCGCCGCATGGGGAAGCCCCTGTCGGTGCTGGCCGTGAACCTCGACTTCGTGGATGAGGGAAGCGGCCACGTGGACTTGGTGGGACCGGTGCTCCGGCACGTGAGCGGGCTTCTCATGGAAACGCTTCCCGAGGGCGACGGGTTCATCGGAAGGACCGGAAGTGCTGAATTCGTGGTCATCCTGCCTTATGCCGCCCTGGAGGAAGCCAGGAGAGTGGCAGAAAAATTGTCCGAGCTCATCCGAAAGTCCCCCTTCCGGCATGACAACGCCGTGATTCTGATTCGCGTCCGTATCGGTGCGGCATCGCTCCGCGATCATATGTCGTGTGCACAGGACGTCCTGGACGCAGCACAAACGGACCTTTGCGGCTTGAAGGCAGGACAAATCTGA
- a CDS encoding protein-L-isoaspartate(D-aspartate) O-methyltransferase encodes MNFQKARDRMVETQLVTRGIHDPRVLDAMRKVPRHLFVDEALAAQAYADHPLPIGEKQTISQPYIVALMTEALGLEGHEKVLELGTGSGYQTAVLAELADRVFTIERIPSLLHRAREVLNSLGYRNVVYRVGDGTLGWPEEAPFDAILVSAGAPRVPQPLVDQLSMGGRLVLPMGDRLSQELILVERVPEGIRKTTLGGCRFVDLVGKWGWEE; translated from the coding sequence ATGAATTTTCAGAAAGCTCGTGACCGCATGGTGGAAACCCAGCTGGTCACACGCGGAATCCATGACCCGCGCGTCCTCGATGCCATGCGGAAGGTCCCGCGGCATCTCTTTGTGGATGAAGCGCTGGCGGCGCAGGCCTATGCCGACCATCCCCTGCCCATCGGCGAAAAGCAAACCATCTCACAGCCCTACATCGTGGCTCTCATGACCGAAGCCCTGGGGCTGGAAGGCCACGAAAAGGTCCTTGAACTGGGAACGGGTTCCGGCTACCAGACCGCCGTCCTGGCGGAACTCGCGGACCGGGTTTTCACCATCGAAAGAATTCCATCGCTCCTTCACCGGGCGCGGGAGGTGCTGAACAGCTTGGGCTACCGGAACGTGGTCTACAGGGTTGGGGACGGGACGCTGGGCTGGCCCGAGGAGGCTCCCTTCGATGCGATACTGGTTTCCGCCGGAGCGCCCCGGGTGCCGCAGCCCCTGGTGGATCAGCTAAGCATGGGCGGACGCCTGGTGCTTCCCATGGGCGACCGGCTTTCCCAGGAACTGATCCTGGTGGAACGAGTGCCGGAGGGCATTCGTAAGACCACGCTGGGGGGATGCCGGTTTGTGGACCTGGTGGGCAAGTGGGGCTGGGAGGAATAA
- the bioB gene encoding biotin synthase BioB: MIDKRLYFLKLARRTLAGEVLDAVLLRGLLSTPEEDLLPFCAGADLLREAHFGRTIHLCAIHNGKSGRCSEDCSFCSQSIRATTDAPVYPLQSVEELAAPGKRLEDTPVNRYSIVTSGRGLPPEETRRVAQALSQIDPVRLSTCASLGIIGKNQMEALKAAGVTRYHHNLETAASHFAAVCTTHTYEERLRTLQEARRAGLSLCCGGIFGLGESDDQILELALTLRKLRVDAVPVNFLTPIPGTVAAGLRHLTPLRCLKIIAFLRYALPDREIIVCGGRQHNLKELHPLIFYAGASGLMTGDYLTTAGRRLDNDLALLRDLGLTPRPGSYHNPLS; the protein is encoded by the coding sequence ATGATCGATAAACGTCTCTATTTTCTGAAACTGGCGCGGCGGACCTTGGCCGGAGAGGTTTTGGACGCGGTGCTTCTCCGCGGCCTGCTGAGCACGCCGGAGGAGGATCTCCTGCCCTTTTGCGCCGGGGCCGACCTGCTGCGCGAGGCTCATTTCGGCAGAACCATTCACCTTTGCGCCATACACAACGGCAAATCAGGTCGCTGCTCCGAGGACTGCTCGTTCTGCTCCCAATCCATCCGGGCGACGACCGACGCCCCGGTCTATCCCCTGCAGTCGGTCGAAGAGCTGGCCGCGCCGGGGAAACGCCTGGAAGACACCCCGGTCAACCGCTATTCCATTGTCACGAGCGGCCGGGGACTGCCGCCCGAAGAAACCCGCCGGGTGGCCCAAGCCCTTTCACAAATCGACCCCGTCCGCCTGAGCACCTGCGCCTCCCTGGGCATCATCGGGAAAAATCAGATGGAAGCCCTGAAAGCCGCCGGGGTGACGCGCTACCACCACAACCTTGAGACCGCCGCCAGCCATTTTGCCGCCGTCTGCACCACCCACACCTACGAAGAACGCCTGCGCACCCTGCAAGAGGCCCGTCGGGCCGGCCTGTCTTTGTGCTGCGGAGGCATCTTCGGCCTGGGTGAATCCGACGATCAGATCCTGGAGCTGGCCCTGACATTAAGGAAACTACGGGTCGACGCCGTTCCAGTGAATTTTCTGACACCCATACCCGGCACCGTCGCCGCGGGCCTGCGCCATCTGACGCCCCTTCGCTGCCTCAAAATCATCGCTTTTCTTAGATACGCCCTACCCGACCGGGAGATCATCGTCTGCGGCGGCCGGCAACACAACCTCAAAGAACTGCATCCGTTGATATTTTATGCCGGGGCCAGCGGCCTCATGACCGGCGACTACCTCACCACCGCCGGTCGCCGTCTGGACAACGACCTGGCCTTGCTGCGGGACCTGGGACTCACGCCCCGGCCCGGGTCCTATCACAACCCCCTTTCTTGA
- a CDS encoding PBPRA1643 family SWIM/SEC-C metal-binding motif protein, whose amino-acid sequence MAKLGSKKRPIVVRVQSDERAMYVAETCAKHGWHYIIGFEFDKPEDISDLEKLLNPSQPVKSNKIGRNDPCPCGSGKKYKKCCGANQAL is encoded by the coding sequence ATGGCAAAATTAGGATCTAAAAAAAGACCGATAGTTGTTCGAGTTCAGTCAGATGAAAGGGCAATGTATGTCGCGGAAACATGTGCGAAGCACGGATGGCACTATATCATTGGGTTTGAATTCGACAAACCAGAAGATATTTCAGATTTAGAAAAATTGCTAAATCCGTCACAGCCGGTAAAATCAAATAAAATTGGTCGGAACGATCCTTGTCCATGTGGCAGCGGAAAAAAGTATAAGAAATGTTGTGGAGCCAATCAGGCATTGTAA
- a CDS encoding NAD-dependent epimerase: MAFRDPVLVTGAAGFIGFHLALRLLRDGHRVVGLDNVNDYYDVNLKHARLEQLEAFPDFAFHRIDLEDRRAMESLFDLYTFQVVVHLAAQAGVRYSLVNPYTYVDGNLVGFTHILEGCRHRGVKHLVFASSSSVYGANTRMPFSVHHNVDHPVSLYAATKKANELMAHAYAHLFRLPCTGLRFFTVYGPWGRPDMALFLFTQAMLAGEPIQVFNHGRMKRDFTYIDDIIEGVVRVMGRPPEPDPGWTGDQPNPGTSNAPYRIYNIGNNQPVELMEFIETLEDCLGTKAHKELLPMQPGDVPATYADVDDLTRDFGFKPATSIREGIRRFVDWYRAYYKT; encoded by the coding sequence ATGGCCTTTCGTGACCCCGTTCTGGTGACCGGCGCGGCCGGATTCATCGGTTTTCACCTGGCGCTCCGCCTGCTTCGCGACGGCCACCGGGTCGTGGGACTGGACAACGTGAACGACTACTACGACGTCAACCTGAAACACGCCCGGCTGGAACAGCTCGAGGCCTTTCCGGACTTCGCCTTCCACCGGATCGACCTGGAAGACCGCCGCGCCATGGAATCCCTTTTCGACCTTTACACGTTCCAGGTGGTCGTCCACCTGGCCGCCCAGGCCGGCGTCCGCTATTCCCTGGTCAACCCCTACACCTACGTGGACGGAAACCTGGTGGGCTTCACCCACATCCTGGAAGGCTGCCGTCACCGCGGCGTGAAACACCTGGTCTTCGCGTCCTCCAGTTCCGTCTACGGCGCCAACACCCGCATGCCCTTTTCCGTGCACCACAACGTGGACCACCCGGTGTCGCTCTACGCCGCCACGAAAAAGGCCAACGAACTCATGGCCCACGCCTACGCCCATCTCTTCCGGCTCCCCTGCACCGGTTTACGCTTTTTCACCGTCTACGGCCCCTGGGGCCGCCCCGACATGGCCCTCTTTCTCTTCACACAAGCCATGCTGGCCGGCGAACCCATCCAGGTCTTCAACCACGGCCGGATGAAACGGGACTTCACCTACATCGACGACATCATCGAAGGGGTGGTCCGGGTCATGGGACGCCCCCCCGAACCGGACCCCGGCTGGACGGGCGATCAGCCGAACCCGGGAACCAGCAACGCTCCCTACCGCATCTACAACATCGGCAACAACCAGCCGGTGGAACTCATGGAATTCATCGAGACTCTGGAAGACTGCCTGGGGACGAAAGCGCACAAGGAACTGCTACCCATGCAGCCCGGGGACGTCCCCGCCACCTACGCCGACGTGGACGACCTGACCCGAGATTTCGGCTTCAAGCCCGCCACGTCGATCCGCGAGGGCATCCGGCGCTTTGTGGATTGGTACCGCGCTTACTACAAAACCTAA
- a CDS encoding universal stress protein translates to MADSPMTQIAFCTDFSENADDAFVLAKDLAWHYGSTLHIVHVMVTFSLAPVPEVYVPLDYDAKFVERATEAAKDAIQTRYVSRLKEKQPYEIHLLSGYAATEIVGFAEKQTIDLIVMGSRGQTGLAHVFFGSTADRVVRKAPCSVLTVRIPGKAEKP, encoded by the coding sequence ATGGCCGACAGCCCCATGACTCAAATCGCCTTTTGCACCGATTTTTCCGAAAATGCCGACGACGCCTTCGTGCTGGCCAAGGACCTGGCTTGGCACTACGGATCGACCCTCCACATCGTCCACGTGATGGTCACCTTTTCACTGGCTCCCGTGCCGGAAGTCTACGTGCCGCTCGACTACGACGCCAAGTTCGTCGAACGGGCCACCGAAGCCGCAAAAGACGCCATCCAGACCCGCTACGTGAGCCGGCTCAAGGAAAAACAGCCCTATGAAATCCATCTCCTTTCCGGCTACGCGGCCACCGAAATCGTGGGATTCGCCGAAAAGCAGACCATCGACCTTATCGTCATGGGTTCCCGCGGTCAGACGGGCCTGGCCCATGTTTTTTTCGGAAGCACCGCGGACCGCGTCGTCCGAAAGGCCCCATGTTCCGTTCTCACGGTGCGCATCCCCGGAAAGGCGGAAAAGCCATAA
- the hflK gene encoding FtsH protease activity modulator HflK: MKRLKGRFSLPSLGRGPFWGLALLVVAALIGFTSYYTVQPEETAVVLRFGKFVRTAGAGLHFKIPFGVEDVTKVITGRVLQREYGYRTVSPGVRTRFAEKGYEEESRMLSGDLNVIDIQWTVQYMIKNPVDYLFQLHDVEGTLDDISESVMRRIVGNRFADEVLTIGRASIADLAGREIQEIMDTYRTGLQIVVVKLQNANPPDAVKAAFNEVNEARQEKERMINEAQQVYNERIPRARGQARQMITQAEGYALQRVNRAEGDVTRFASILEEYRKAPDVTRRRMYLESMPQFIEKVDRIIVLDESGPGVLPLLNLGSGGLAGWSAGEDTGAAAGRPAEEK; the protein is encoded by the coding sequence ATGAAACGGCTGAAGGGCCGTTTCAGCCTGCCGTCCCTGGGGCGCGGCCCGTTTTGGGGCTTGGCACTTCTGGTGGTGGCCGCCCTCATCGGCTTTACTTCCTACTACACGGTGCAGCCGGAAGAAACCGCCGTGGTGTTGCGGTTCGGGAAATTCGTGCGAACCGCCGGGGCGGGCCTTCACTTCAAGATCCCCTTCGGCGTCGAGGACGTGACCAAGGTCATCACGGGGCGGGTGCTGCAGCGCGAGTACGGGTACCGGACGGTGAGCCCGGGGGTCCGGACGAGGTTTGCCGAAAAAGGCTACGAGGAAGAAAGCCGGATGCTCAGCGGCGACCTGAATGTGATCGATATCCAGTGGACGGTCCAATACATGATCAAGAATCCGGTGGATTACCTGTTTCAGCTTCATGACGTGGAAGGTACGCTGGACGACATCTCGGAATCGGTGATGCGCCGGATCGTGGGGAACCGCTTTGCGGACGAGGTGCTCACCATCGGGCGCGCATCCATCGCGGACCTGGCGGGCCGTGAAATCCAAGAAATCATGGACACCTACCGGACGGGACTCCAGATCGTCGTGGTGAAGCTCCAGAACGCCAACCCTCCGGACGCTGTGAAGGCGGCGTTCAACGAAGTGAACGAGGCACGCCAGGAGAAGGAGCGCATGATCAACGAGGCTCAGCAGGTCTACAATGAAAGAATTCCGCGGGCCCGCGGCCAGGCCCGCCAGATGATCACGCAGGCGGAAGGGTATGCACTCCAGCGGGTGAATCGGGCCGAGGGCGACGTGACGCGGTTTGCGAGCATCCTTGAGGAGTACCGGAAGGCTCCCGATGTCACGCGGCGTCGCATGTACCTGGAAAGCATGCCTCAGTTCATCGAAAAGGTGGACCGGATTATCGTGCTGGATGAATCAGGCCCCGGCGTCCTGCCGCTTCTGAATCTGGGTTCCGGGGGGCTTGCCGGGTGGAGTGCCGGGGAAGATACCGGCGCGGCGGCCGGCCGGCCGGCGGAGGAGAAGTGA
- the feoB gene encoding ferrous iron transport protein B produces the protein MGPINRSEILIALAGNPNSGKSTLFNAITGARQHVGNYPGITVEKKEGFYDFNGRSLRLVDLPGTYSLTAYSLEERVARELLANERPAAVINVVDASNLERNLYLTVQILEMGIPVIVALNMVDVAKGRGIEIDAQLLAERLGFPVVPTVARRGEGKTELMEKVLAFADENQRREPLRLYYGPDIDPVLDDMEREIAASGFLTEVYPPRWTALKYLEADEQILDAGNAADPEVSRRLLEKAHRVTEHIKATLDSYPEAIIADHRYGFITALLKGGVVRKSPRADRLYLSDQIDKVLTNRFFGPLVMVLILYAVYQFTFRYSEIPVNLLEKVFSALGDWCLATLPEGPLRSLLVSGIIDGVGGVLGFVPLIVFMFFAIAFLEDTGYLARCAYMLDRIFRIFGLHGNSFMAYIISGGIAGGCAVPGVMATRTLRSSRERLATLLTVPFMNCGAKLPVFALLIASFFSEHRAQMMFLLTILSWSMALFLAKLIRVTLLKGPSTPFLLELPPYRLPTFKGLLIHTWERTWQYIQKAGSVILAISILLWALMTYPGLPEERREAFQAERLAVVEALPSPYREAAASGEPPDAGAPPAVRAAWERLRALDAGESRDALMYSFAGRMGRSLEALTRWCGFDWRTNVALVGGFAAKEVIISTLGTAYSLGETDSEESLSLSRRLQKDPQWNPLVALTAMVFIMLYSPCFVTVTCIVKESGTWKWGLFSMVFSTTIAFILAVLLYQIGRALGFGA, from the coding sequence ATGGGCCCGATCAACCGATCCGAAATCCTCATCGCCCTTGCGGGGAATCCCAACAGTGGGAAGTCGACCCTGTTCAACGCCATCACCGGAGCCCGCCAGCACGTGGGCAATTACCCGGGAATCACCGTAGAGAAGAAAGAAGGGTTCTACGACTTCAACGGCCGCTCGCTTCGGCTCGTGGACCTTCCCGGGACCTATTCCCTCACCGCCTATTCCCTGGAAGAACGGGTCGCCCGCGAACTTCTGGCCAACGAACGGCCGGCGGCGGTCATCAACGTCGTGGATGCGTCCAACCTCGAGCGCAACCTCTACCTCACCGTTCAGATACTCGAAATGGGGATCCCCGTCATCGTGGCGCTCAACATGGTGGACGTGGCCAAGGGGCGCGGCATCGAAATCGATGCGCAGCTGTTGGCTGAACGCCTCGGTTTTCCGGTGGTACCCACAGTCGCCAGAAGAGGAGAAGGCAAGACCGAGTTGATGGAAAAGGTGCTGGCCTTCGCCGATGAGAACCAGCGGCGGGAACCGCTAAGGCTGTATTACGGGCCGGACATCGATCCCGTCCTGGACGACATGGAACGGGAGATCGCCGCTTCCGGTTTCCTCACCGAGGTCTATCCTCCCCGCTGGACGGCGCTCAAGTACCTGGAAGCCGACGAACAGATCCTAGACGCGGGAAACGCAGCCGATCCCGAAGTCTCGCGAAGGCTCCTGGAAAAGGCACACCGGGTGACCGAACACATCAAGGCCACCCTGGACAGCTACCCGGAAGCGATCATCGCCGACCACCGCTACGGCTTCATCACGGCTCTGCTCAAGGGCGGCGTGGTCCGGAAGAGCCCGCGAGCGGACCGCCTCTATCTTTCGGACCAGATCGACAAGGTCCTCACCAATCGCTTTTTCGGCCCGTTGGTGATGGTGCTCATCCTGTACGCCGTCTACCAGTTCACCTTCCGCTACAGCGAAATCCCGGTAAACCTTCTGGAAAAGGTCTTTTCGGCTCTCGGCGACTGGTGCCTGGCCACGCTCCCGGAAGGCCCCCTGCGGTCGCTTCTCGTTTCCGGAATCATCGACGGCGTGGGCGGGGTGCTCGGATTCGTGCCGCTCATCGTCTTCATGTTCTTCGCCATCGCGTTTCTCGAAGACACCGGCTACCTGGCCCGCTGCGCCTACATGCTGGACCGGATCTTCCGCATCTTCGGCCTCCATGGCAACTCTTTCATGGCCTATATCATTTCGGGAGGCATCGCCGGAGGGTGCGCCGTGCCGGGAGTGATGGCCACGCGCACGCTCAGGAGTTCCCGAGAACGGCTGGCGACCCTGCTCACCGTGCCCTTCATGAACTGCGGCGCCAAGCTGCCGGTGTTCGCCTTGCTCATCGCGAGCTTCTTCAGCGAACACCGAGCCCAGATGATGTTTCTCCTCACGATCCTTTCCTGGTCTATGGCGCTGTTTCTGGCCAAGCTGATCCGCGTGACGCTGCTGAAGGGTCCGAGCACCCCCTTCCTGCTCGAACTCCCCCCATACCGCCTCCCCACCTTCAAGGGACTGCTCATCCATACCTGGGAACGGACATGGCAATACATCCAGAAGGCCGGGAGCGTCATCCTCGCCATCAGCATCCTGCTATGGGCGCTCATGACCTACCCCGGGCTCCCGGAAGAGCGGCGGGAGGCTTTCCAGGCGGAACGGCTGGCCGTGGTGGAGGCGCTGCCTTCCCCGTATCGGGAAGCGGCGGCTTCAGGGGAGCCGCCGGATGCCGGAGCGCCTCCAGCCGTTCGAGCCGCCTGGGAACGGTTGAGGGCCTTGGACGCCGGCGAGTCTCGGGACGCGCTGATGTATTCCTTTGCCGGCCGCATGGGCCGGAGCCTCGAAGCCTTAACCCGCTGGTGCGGCTTCGACTGGCGGACCAACGTGGCCCTGGTGGGAGGATTCGCCGCCAAGGAGGTCATCATTTCAACCCTTGGGACGGCCTACTCCCTGGGCGAAACGGATTCCGAAGAAAGCCTTTCCCTGAGCCGGCGGCTGCAAAAAGATCCGCAATGGAACCCGCTGGTGGCCCTCACGGCCATGGTTTTCATCATGCTGTATTCGCCCTGCTTTGTCACCGTCACCTGCATCGTGAAGGAGTCCGGAACCTGGAAATGGGGGCTCTTTTCCATGGTGTTCAGCACGACCATCGCCTTCATCCTGGCCGTTCTCTTGTACCAGATAGGAAGGGCTCTAGGGTTCGGCGCGTAA
- a CDS encoding tRNA (adenine-N1)-methyltransferase, which produces MSGFVPGEWVLLTSQKGKSWMVRVTDAPFSAHLGTVHLKDVIGREEGEWLETSKGAKLFLYRPSLADFIFKLKRQTQIIYPKDIGAILVYGDIRPGVTVLESGIGSGALALALIRAVGTEGRLISVERRIEFARLASRNITRFFGCSPAWHDLIVGDIETVHLKVQADRVILDLPEPWQAVAPVSAFIKTGGLLVSLSPNVGQVQLTYRELRLNGFANINTFELLKRDWKVDERRARPEDRMVAHTGFITVAKKVFRQNGAEDFPRLENYLEEGEREPFSHAQPSAPDFP; this is translated from the coding sequence ATGAGCGGATTTGTGCCCGGCGAATGGGTGCTTCTCACGTCCCAGAAGGGAAAGTCCTGGATGGTCCGGGTGACCGATGCGCCTTTCAGCGCACACCTTGGAACCGTCCATCTCAAAGACGTCATCGGCCGGGAAGAAGGAGAATGGCTGGAAACATCCAAGGGCGCCAAGCTGTTTCTTTATCGCCCGTCTCTCGCCGACTTCATCTTCAAACTGAAACGGCAGACTCAAATCATCTATCCCAAAGACATCGGAGCCATCCTCGTCTACGGGGACATCCGGCCCGGCGTAACGGTGCTGGAGTCCGGCATCGGTTCGGGAGCCCTGGCCCTGGCCCTGATCCGCGCCGTGGGAACCGAAGGTCGGCTCATTTCCGTGGAAAGACGCATCGAATTCGCCCGGCTGGCCTCCAGGAACATCACCAGGTTCTTTGGATGCTCCCCCGCCTGGCACGACCTCATCGTCGGGGACATCGAAACCGTCCATCTGAAGGTGCAGGCGGATCGCGTCATTCTCGATCTTCCCGAACCCTGGCAGGCGGTGGCTCCCGTCAGCGCCTTCATCAAGACCGGAGGGCTCCTCGTGTCCCTCAGCCCCAACGTGGGGCAGGTGCAGTTGACCTACCGGGAACTGCGCCTGAACGGGTTCGCCAACATCAATACCTTCGAACTCCTAAAGCGCGACTGGAAGGTCGACGAACGGCGGGCGCGCCCCGAAGACCGTATGGTAGCCCACACCGGCTTCATTACCGTGGCCAAGAAAGTGTTCCGGCAAAACGGCGCCGAAGACTTTCCACGGCTCGAGAATTATCTGGAAGAAGGGGAACGGGAACCGTTCTCACACGCGCAACCTTCCGCCCCCGACTTTCCGTAA
- a CDS encoding threonyl-tRNA synthetase editing domain-containing protein: MKLLMFYAHDFWYRTHERVLETVPDVPSEETHREIAVIFYHAEETDRDREDKVAVKWVKNAKWLARKFGTQRILLHSFNHLASTKAPADVARRLAAVVRDRLERTGFTVSETPFGYQNEWKIHVSGDSLAKVFKEI; encoded by the coding sequence GTGAAGCTTCTCATGTTTTACGCTCATGATTTCTGGTATCGAACCCACGAGCGCGTCCTAGAGACGGTTCCGGACGTTCCGTCCGAGGAAACGCATCGCGAGATCGCGGTCATTTTCTATCACGCCGAAGAAACGGATCGGGACCGCGAAGACAAGGTGGCCGTCAAGTGGGTCAAGAACGCCAAGTGGCTCGCCCGTAAGTTCGGCACGCAGCGCATACTCCTCCATTCCTTCAACCACCTGGCGTCCACCAAGGCGCCGGCGGACGTGGCGCGCCGGCTGGCGGCGGTGGTCCGTGATCGGCTGGAACGCACCGGCTTCACCGTTTCCGAAACCCCTTTCGGCTACCAGAACGAATGGAAAATCCACGTGTCGGGGGATTCCCTGGCCAAGGTTTTCAAGGAAATCTGA
- a CDS encoding universal stress protein: MENILIALDDRPGSLKTVHYVSRLLMGSRHVEIILFHVLPTTSPNLLKKEEVQRIQELQEEQPHLSGYFWKEDDENSMRETFRQARQILAEGGFDLERVRTHFGVESAEVAQVILEQARAFNCSTIVVGRRGLSRVKEFFLGSVSKSLVGFAKNRTVWVVDA; this comes from the coding sequence ATGGAAAACATCCTCATCGCTTTGGACGACCGGCCGGGTTCCCTCAAGACCGTCCACTACGTGAGCCGCCTCCTCATGGGAAGCCGCCATGTGGAAATCATTCTCTTCCATGTCCTCCCCACCACATCGCCCAACCTGCTCAAGAAGGAAGAAGTGCAGCGCATCCAGGAACTCCAGGAAGAACAGCCGCACTTGAGCGGGTACTTCTGGAAGGAAGACGACGAAAACAGCATGCGGGAAACCTTCCGGCAGGCCCGGCAGATTCTTGCCGAAGGCGGCTTCGATCTGGAACGGGTGAGAACGCACTTCGGAGTGGAATCGGCCGAGGTGGCCCAGGTGATCCTGGAACAGGCCCGCGCCTTCAACTGTTCCACCATCGTGGTGGGGCGCCGGGGATTGAGCCGGGTAAAGGAGTTCTTCCTGGGAAGCGTCTCCAAATCGCTCGTGGGTTTCGCCAAGAACAGGACCGTGTGGGTCGTGGACGCCTGA
- a CDS encoding FeoB-associated Cys-rich membrane protein gives MWQEVVIGVLVVATAGYVARHFLRIFRAQTPHCPGCAGCSGGAAERCDPYGKSGAEGCACENGSRSPSSR, from the coding sequence ATGTGGCAGGAAGTCGTCATAGGCGTGTTGGTGGTGGCCACGGCCGGGTACGTGGCCCGCCATTTTTTAAGGATTTTCCGGGCGCAGACGCCTCACTGCCCAGGATGTGCGGGGTGTTCCGGGGGCGCGGCGGAACGCTGCGATCCTTACGGAAAGTCGGGGGCGGAAGGTTGCGCGTGTGAGAACGGTTCCCGTTCCCCTTCTTCCAGATAA